One stretch of Ornithinimicrobium ciconiae DNA includes these proteins:
- a CDS encoding shikimate kinase, with the protein MSAQRPLAVLIGPPGAGKSTVGALLAQRWDTTFRDTDALIEAAQGRAIPEIFFDDGEATFRVIERETVLAALADGGGVLALGGGAVLDPAVQEALVGHRVIFLDVGIAHASKRVGFDGNRPLLAVNPRASWSRLMQARRPTYESVSTERVDTAGRTPDEVVDALLTPVGEP; encoded by the coding sequence ATGAGCGCGCAGCGACCCCTGGCGGTTCTGATCGGTCCGCCCGGCGCCGGGAAGTCGACCGTCGGCGCGCTGCTCGCGCAGCGCTGGGACACCACTTTCCGCGACACCGATGCCCTGATCGAGGCGGCCCAGGGCCGCGCGATCCCGGAGATCTTCTTCGACGACGGGGAGGCGACCTTCAGGGTCATCGAGCGGGAGACGGTCCTGGCCGCCCTCGCCGACGGGGGCGGCGTGCTGGCCCTCGGCGGCGGAGCAGTCCTGGACCCTGCCGTGCAGGAGGCTCTGGTGGGGCACCGGGTGATCTTCCTCGACGTCGGGATCGCGCACGCGTCCAAACGGGTCGGGTTTGACGGGAACCGGCCGCTCCTGGCGGTCAACCCGCGGGCCTCGTGGAGCCGTCTGATGCAGGCGCGCCGCCCGACCTACGAGTCGGTCAGCACCGAGCGGGTCGACACGGCAGGACGGACCCCGGACGAGGTCGTCGACGCCCTGCTCACACCGGTGGGGGAGCCGTGA
- the aroC gene encoding chorismate synthase, with translation MLRWLTAGESHGPALTALLEGLPAGVRVDRSAVEGALARRRLGYGRGARMKFEADQLAFLGGMRHGLTLGSPIAVQIANSEWAKWTAVMNPEPVETQDLERSDDIGAPQEIARNKALTRPRPGHADLVGMQKYGFDEARPVLERASARETAARVALGAVAAAFLEQAAGIRLVSHTVAIGTVPGAHLDQDAPDEASLPRPEDVDRIDADPVRTLDADLSAAMVAEIDAAKKDGDTLGGVVEVLAWGLPPGLGSHTHWDRRLDSRLAGALMGIQAIKGVELGEGFRTAARRGSQAHDEIARDASGRIQRQTLRSGGTEGGMSTGEVLRVRAAMKPISTVPRALQTVDVASGEPATAIHQRSDVCAVPAAGVVAEAMVALVLADAVLEKFGGDSVPEVRRNLESYLAAIPELMGGSGG, from the coding sequence ATGCTGCGCTGGTTGACTGCCGGTGAGTCGCACGGTCCCGCACTCACCGCACTGCTTGAGGGACTGCCCGCCGGGGTCCGGGTCGACAGGTCCGCCGTCGAGGGTGCCCTCGCGCGCCGCCGGCTCGGTTATGGCCGCGGCGCACGGATGAAGTTTGAGGCCGACCAGCTCGCCTTCCTCGGCGGGATGCGCCACGGCCTGACGCTGGGCAGCCCGATCGCCGTGCAGATCGCCAACTCCGAGTGGGCCAAGTGGACGGCCGTGATGAACCCCGAGCCGGTGGAGACCCAGGACCTGGAGCGCTCCGACGACATCGGTGCCCCACAGGAGATCGCCCGCAACAAGGCCCTCACCCGTCCGCGCCCCGGCCACGCCGACCTGGTCGGCATGCAGAAGTACGGCTTCGACGAGGCCCGTCCCGTGCTCGAGCGGGCCAGCGCCCGCGAGACCGCGGCACGGGTGGCGCTGGGAGCCGTTGCGGCCGCCTTCCTCGAGCAGGCCGCCGGCATCCGACTGGTGAGTCACACCGTGGCGATCGGGACGGTCCCCGGGGCGCACCTGGACCAGGACGCGCCGGACGAGGCGAGCCTGCCGCGCCCCGAGGACGTCGACCGGATCGACGCCGACCCGGTGCGCACCCTGGACGCCGACCTGTCCGCCGCGATGGTCGCCGAGATCGACGCGGCCAAGAAGGACGGCGACACCCTCGGCGGCGTGGTCGAGGTGCTGGCCTGGGGCCTGCCGCCCGGACTGGGATCACACACCCACTGGGACCGGCGCCTGGACTCCCGGCTCGCCGGTGCCCTGATGGGCATCCAGGCCATCAAGGGCGTTGAGCTCGGCGAGGGGTTCCGCACGGCCGCGCGACGCGGCAGCCAGGCGCACGACGAGATCGCGCGGGACGCGTCGGGCCGGATCCAGCGGCAGACCCTTCGCTCCGGCGGGACCGAGGGCGGCATGAGCACCGGGGAGGTGCTGCGGGTCCGGGCGGCGATGAAACCGATCAGCACGGTGCCACGTGCCCTGCAGACGGTCGACGTGGCCTCCGGTGAGCCCGCGACGGCCATCCACCAGCGGTCCGATGTCTGTGCCGTGCCCGCGGCCGGGGTGGTCGCCGAGGCGATGGTCGCCCTGGTGCTGGCCGACGCGGTCCTGGAGAAGTTTGGTGGCGACTCGGTCCCCGAGGTGCGCCGCAACCTCGAGAGCTATCTTGCCGCCATACCGGAGCTGATGGGCGGGTCCGGCGGATGA
- a CDS encoding prepilin peptidase, translated as MSLSLVPWLLAVAGVLVGVPVARWLRWVTYRKPDEVDLPLPGTRWWVVPVLAVSWLILGARVLLADDAQPGGNGPGADSPHVWAVRTIVLGVMLVIALSCVCLAAMDFDVHRLPDRLMWPSMGVLLGGLLVAGIVAAAWGDMGRVVLAALACSGGYLAMALLSLARGSLAVGLGDVKLAGLLGMGLGWFGWSTVLNGMLGGVLVGGVFAAFLLVTHKVQRDGHLAYGPPMMVGALLALLLSPGTVTSLF; from the coding sequence GTGAGCCTGTCCCTGGTGCCCTGGCTGCTCGCCGTCGCCGGCGTGCTGGTCGGCGTGCCGGTCGCCCGGTGGCTGCGGTGGGTCACCTATCGCAAGCCGGATGAGGTCGATCTGCCGCTGCCGGGGACCCGGTGGTGGGTCGTCCCCGTGCTGGCCGTGAGCTGGCTGATCCTCGGAGCCCGCGTGCTTCTGGCTGACGACGCGCAGCCCGGGGGCAACGGCCCGGGCGCCGACTCGCCACACGTCTGGGCGGTGCGCACCATCGTCCTCGGGGTCATGCTGGTCATCGCCCTGTCGTGCGTCTGCCTGGCCGCCATGGACTTTGACGTGCACCGCCTGCCCGACCGGCTGATGTGGCCGTCCATGGGCGTGCTGCTGGGAGGCCTGCTGGTGGCCGGGATCGTGGCGGCCGCCTGGGGCGACATGGGGCGGGTGGTGCTGGCTGCGCTGGCCTGCAGCGGGGGCTATCTGGCGATGGCGCTGCTCTCCCTCGCCCGCGGCTCCCTGGCGGTCGGACTCGGCGACGTCAAGCTGGCGGGGCTGCTGGGCATGGGGCTGGGCTGGTTCGGGTGGTCGACGGTGCTCAATGGCATGCTCGGTGGGGTCCTGGTCGGTGGGGTCTTCGCCGCGTTCCTGCTGGTGACCCACAAGGTGCAGCGGGACGGACACCTCGCCTACGGTCCACCGATGATGGTCGGTGCGCTCCTGGCGCTGCTGTTGTCCCCGGGCACTGTGACCTCACTGTTCTGA
- a CDS encoding shikimate dehydrogenase, protein MTRHAGVIGSPIAHSLSPVLHEAAYHALGLQGWSFHRDHVAAGDLAAYVMGLPEDWVGLAVTMPLKEEALALATEADEVATLTGGANTLTRIASGWRADNTDVYGLQQALRDGGLTTTDSAVVVGSGATARSALVALSHLGVHEVRLLVREEVRPAALELAARLGLHATTSRYADGPTSWGHPGVVVNTVPSGATPPVDGWELPEGAVVFDVVYAGWPTPWAAAWAAHGQTVTRGDGMLLHQAVRQVRLMTGHAAPTDAMATALAVALEAGR, encoded by the coding sequence GTGACGCGGCACGCAGGCGTGATCGGGTCTCCGATCGCGCACTCTCTCTCGCCGGTCCTGCACGAGGCGGCCTACCACGCGCTCGGGCTGCAGGGGTGGTCCTTCCACCGGGACCACGTCGCGGCTGGTGACCTCGCGGCATACGTCATGGGGTTGCCGGAGGACTGGGTGGGCCTGGCCGTCACGATGCCCCTGAAGGAGGAGGCTCTCGCGCTCGCGACGGAGGCGGACGAGGTGGCGACCCTGACCGGTGGCGCCAACACGCTGACCCGGATCGCGAGCGGCTGGCGCGCCGACAACACCGACGTCTACGGACTCCAGCAGGCGCTACGGGACGGCGGCCTGACCACGACGGACTCCGCGGTCGTCGTCGGATCGGGGGCCACCGCCCGCTCGGCCCTGGTCGCGCTGTCCCACCTGGGGGTTCACGAGGTGCGCCTCCTGGTGCGTGAGGAGGTGCGGCCTGCTGCCCTGGAGCTTGCCGCGCGTCTGGGCCTGCACGCCACCACCAGCCGGTATGCCGACGGACCCACCTCCTGGGGCCACCCGGGCGTAGTGGTCAACACCGTGCCCAGCGGGGCGACGCCCCCTGTGGACGGCTGGGAGCTGCCGGAGGGTGCGGTGGTGTTTGATGTCGTGTATGCCGGGTGGCCGACTCCGTGGGCGGCAGCCTGGGCGGCGCACGGTCAGACGGTGACGAGGGGAGACGGGATGCTGCTGCACCAGGCGGTGCGACAGGTGCGCCTGATGACGGGGCACGCGGCCCCCACGGACGCCATGGCCACCGCCCTGGCCGTGGCGCTGGAGGCTGGCCGGTGA
- the mltG gene encoding endolytic transglycosylase MltG has protein sequence MSRPPADDWAGPGRDPDPARGHDDQVEMHRDVHPDDLRHDVHPDDLRHDVHPDDLHPDDLHHDVHPDDLHHYPAEHDDSLADDVLAEAVPEDEAMFRPRRRKKRSPVLRIGAIVAALAIVIVGGWMGFNAVRGMIPDVEFGQGTPEDFEGAGSGEVTIEIPQGAGGGQIGVILYENGVVASAEAFSNTAAADQRSTSIQPGTYVMAEQMSAAAALDRLVDPDARQSTGVTVREGLWTSEVFAILADATGHEVADYEAVDPASLDLPEAANGELEGYLFPDTYEFSPTSTPEEQLQAMIDLGARRYEDLGLADADMHDVIIKASIIQGEGMFAEDLPKIARVMENRLAGDSETNGRLQMDSTIHFIAQERGRAGTTEAQRAVDDPYNTYVHQGLPPGPINSPGAVAIDAAMHPAEGDWLYFVTVNPTTGETVFSNTLDDHNVAVQEFEQWCADNPDSC, from the coding sequence ATGAGCCGACCCCCGGCAGACGATTGGGCTGGACCTGGCCGTGACCCCGACCCCGCGCGTGGTCACGACGACCAGGTGGAGATGCACCGTGACGTGCACCCGGACGACCTGCGCCACGACGTGCACCCGGACGACCTGCGCCACGACGTCCACCCGGACGACCTGCATCCGGACGACCTGCACCACGACGTGCACCCGGACGACCTGCACCACTATCCCGCGGAGCACGACGACTCCCTGGCCGACGACGTGCTGGCCGAGGCCGTGCCCGAGGACGAGGCCATGTTCCGGCCGCGACGGCGCAAGAAGCGCAGTCCGGTGCTGCGCATCGGTGCCATCGTCGCGGCCCTGGCCATCGTGATCGTCGGCGGCTGGATGGGCTTCAACGCGGTCCGCGGGATGATCCCGGACGTGGAATTCGGCCAGGGCACCCCGGAGGACTTTGAGGGCGCCGGGAGCGGCGAGGTGACCATCGAGATCCCCCAGGGCGCCGGCGGCGGCCAGATCGGTGTCATCCTCTACGAGAACGGCGTCGTCGCCTCGGCCGAGGCCTTCTCCAACACCGCTGCCGCAGACCAGCGCTCCACCAGCATCCAGCCGGGCACCTACGTGATGGCCGAGCAGATGAGCGCGGCGGCCGCCCTCGACCGGCTGGTCGACCCTGACGCCCGACAGAGCACGGGAGTGACGGTGCGCGAGGGCCTCTGGACCTCCGAGGTGTTCGCGATCCTCGCCGACGCCACGGGCCACGAGGTCGCTGACTACGAGGCCGTCGACCCGGCCTCGCTCGACCTGCCCGAGGCCGCCAACGGTGAACTGGAGGGCTACCTGTTCCCCGACACCTACGAGTTCAGCCCGACCTCGACCCCCGAGGAGCAGTTGCAGGCGATGATCGACCTCGGAGCTCGCCGTTATGAGGACCTCGGCCTCGCGGACGCCGACATGCACGACGTCATCATCAAGGCCAGCATCATCCAGGGCGAGGGCATGTTTGCCGAGGACCTGCCCAAGATCGCCCGGGTCATGGAGAACCGCCTCGCCGGTGACTCCGAGACCAACGGTCGGCTCCAGATGGACTCCACCATCCACTTCATTGCCCAGGAGCGTGGGCGCGCGGGGACCACCGAGGCGCAGCGGGCCGTGGACGACCCCTACAACACCTACGTGCACCAAGGGCTGCCCCCCGGTCCGATCAACAGCCCTGGCGCCGTGGCCATCGACGCAGCGATGCACCCTGCCGAGGGCGATTGGCTCTACTTCGTGACCGTCAACCCCACCACCGGCGAGACGGTGTTCAGCAACACCTTGGACGACCACAACGTGGCGGTCCAGGAGTTCGAGCAGTGGTGCGCCGACAACCCGGACAGCTGCTGA
- the ruvX gene encoding Holliday junction resolvase RuvX produces MRRGVRLGIDVGEARVGLAASDPSGVLATPVATLQRDHQGLTDLDEIVTQARERAALEVIVGLPRTLSGDEGVAARAIRDYAAALHHRLAGTPVRLVDERLSTVDAHRALHSSGVPGRRHRARVDQAAAVVILQAALEMERSTGRPPGEALGGRKPRARRPATKSEGTQP; encoded by the coding sequence ATGCGCCGCGGCGTGCGGCTGGGCATCGACGTCGGTGAGGCGCGCGTGGGGCTGGCGGCCTCCGACCCCTCGGGCGTGCTGGCGACGCCGGTCGCCACACTGCAGCGGGACCATCAGGGGCTGACCGACCTCGACGAGATCGTGACCCAGGCGCGTGAGCGCGCCGCGCTGGAGGTCATCGTCGGCCTGCCGCGCACGCTGTCAGGGGACGAGGGAGTGGCCGCCCGCGCCATCCGCGACTACGCTGCTGCGTTGCATCACCGTCTCGCTGGCACGCCGGTGCGACTGGTGGACGAACGCCTGTCGACGGTGGACGCGCACCGAGCCCTGCACTCCAGCGGGGTGCCCGGACGTCGCCACCGTGCGCGTGTCGACCAGGCGGCGGCGGTCGTCATACTGCAGGCTGCACTAGAGATGGAACGAAGCACCGGGCGCCCCCCCGGTGAAGCCCTTGGTGGCCGCAAGCCCAGGGCTCGCCGGCCCGCGACGAAGAGCGAAGGAACCCAACCATGA
- the alaS gene encoding alanine--tRNA ligase encodes MQTAEIRRRWLAYFEGTGHTVVPSAPLVHDDPNLLFVNAGMVPFKPYFLGQQTPPWERATSVQKCVRTLDIEEVGKTTRHGTFFQMNGNFSFGDYFKAGAIEHAWKLVTGSQSEGGLGFDPDKIWVTVLGPGLLPHLPNGDEEAAALWREIAGLPDERIQRRGVEDNYWHMGVPGPAGPCSEIYVDRGAEFGPEGGPLVDEERFLEIWNLVFMQEELAAVRAKADFDVVRELPSKNIDTGMGLERAAYLLQGVDNLYEIDEVYPVIERAEEMSGRGYGADHGDDVRFRVVADHVRSGLMLMSDGVTPGNEGRGYVLRRLLRRAVRSMRLLGVQDPALPHLLPVSNDVMKASYPELEGDFARISQIAYAEEEAFRRTLASGTTILDLAVTRAKESGSTVLAGDQAFALHDTYGFPIDLTLEMAAEQGVEVDRDGFVRLMTEQRERAKADAKAKKSGHASTEVWRELRDQGATEFLAYETLTAEGSVRGLVVDGARVPSLSQGQRGMVVLDRTPFYAESGGQIADEGVIETASGAVLRVRDVQRPVKGLIAHTVEVESGELTEGLDVNATVDQDWRVQACQAHSGTHVVHAALRQVLGPTALQSGSYNKPGYLRLDFAWGSALSPETRSEIEEAANLALRQDLPVSAAYMTLPEAREAGALALFGETYDEQVRVVEIGGRWSRELCGGTHVRHSSQIGALTLTGESSVGSGSRRLEALVGLDALHYLGRERALVSELSGLVGVRPEHLADRVGQLLTRLKDAEKQIASMRQAAVMSDAGALVASARDVNGVTWLGHDAGAGVGGDDLRRLVTDLRARLGEDRPAVVAGVSAVDDRPVVVVATNGAARDRGFKAGQLVKVAAQALGGNGGGKDDLAQGGGKDASQTAEALTQIEQALGSV; translated from the coding sequence ATGCAGACCGCCGAGATCCGCCGCCGCTGGCTTGCCTATTTTGAAGGCACCGGCCACACCGTGGTGCCCAGTGCCCCCCTGGTGCACGACGACCCCAACCTGTTGTTCGTCAACGCCGGCATGGTCCCGTTCAAGCCCTACTTCCTGGGCCAGCAGACGCCACCGTGGGAGCGCGCGACGTCGGTCCAGAAGTGCGTGCGCACGCTGGACATCGAGGAGGTCGGCAAGACCACCCGGCACGGCACGTTCTTCCAGATGAACGGCAACTTCTCCTTCGGCGACTACTTCAAGGCGGGGGCGATCGAGCACGCCTGGAAGCTGGTCACCGGGTCCCAGTCCGAAGGCGGTCTGGGCTTCGACCCTGACAAGATCTGGGTCACGGTGCTCGGCCCGGGGCTGCTGCCCCACCTGCCGAACGGCGACGAGGAGGCCGCCGCGCTCTGGCGCGAGATCGCCGGCCTGCCCGACGAGCGCATCCAGCGACGGGGCGTGGAGGACAACTACTGGCACATGGGTGTGCCCGGCCCCGCCGGACCGTGCAGCGAGATCTATGTCGACCGCGGAGCCGAGTTCGGCCCGGAGGGCGGACCCCTGGTGGACGAGGAGCGGTTCCTGGAGATCTGGAACCTGGTCTTCATGCAGGAGGAGCTCGCTGCGGTCCGCGCCAAGGCTGACTTCGACGTGGTCCGTGAGCTGCCGAGCAAGAACATCGACACCGGGATGGGGCTGGAGCGAGCCGCCTACCTGCTCCAGGGGGTGGACAACCTCTACGAGATCGACGAGGTCTACCCGGTGATCGAGCGTGCCGAGGAGATGTCCGGACGCGGCTACGGCGCGGACCACGGGGACGATGTCCGCTTCCGGGTCGTGGCCGACCACGTCCGCTCCGGGCTGATGCTGATGTCCGACGGGGTCACCCCGGGCAACGAGGGCCGCGGTTATGTGCTGCGCCGGCTGTTGCGGCGTGCGGTGCGCTCGATGCGCCTGCTCGGGGTCCAGGACCCCGCCCTGCCGCACCTGCTGCCGGTCAGCAACGACGTGATGAAGGCGTCCTATCCCGAGCTGGAGGGGGACTTCGCCCGGATCAGTCAGATCGCGTATGCCGAGGAGGAGGCTTTCCGACGCACCCTCGCCTCCGGCACCACGATCCTGGACCTGGCGGTGACCCGCGCGAAGGAGAGCGGCAGCACCGTGCTGGCCGGCGACCAGGCGTTCGCCCTGCACGACACCTATGGCTTCCCCATCGACCTGACCCTGGAGATGGCGGCCGAGCAGGGCGTGGAGGTCGATCGCGACGGCTTCGTGCGGCTGATGACCGAGCAGCGTGAGCGTGCCAAGGCCGATGCCAAGGCCAAGAAGTCGGGGCACGCCTCGACCGAGGTCTGGCGCGAGCTGCGCGACCAGGGAGCGACCGAGTTCCTGGCCTACGAGACGCTGACGGCCGAGGGCTCGGTCCGGGGCCTGGTGGTGGATGGTGCGCGCGTGCCGTCGCTGAGCCAGGGCCAGCGGGGGATGGTCGTGCTCGACCGCACTCCCTTCTATGCCGAGTCTGGTGGTCAGATCGCCGACGAGGGCGTCATCGAGACCGCCTCCGGCGCGGTGCTGCGCGTCCGTGACGTGCAGCGTCCGGTCAAGGGGCTCATCGCGCACACCGTCGAGGTGGAGTCCGGCGAGCTCACCGAGGGCCTCGACGTCAACGCCACGGTGGATCAGGACTGGCGGGTGCAGGCCTGTCAGGCGCACTCCGGCACCCACGTCGTGCACGCGGCGCTGCGGCAGGTGCTCGGCCCGACCGCCCTGCAGAGCGGCTCCTACAACAAGCCCGGCTATCTGCGGCTCGACTTCGCGTGGGGCTCGGCGCTCTCGCCGGAGACCCGGTCTGAGATCGAAGAGGCCGCCAATCTTGCTCTGCGACAGGACCTTCCCGTATCAGCGGCCTACATGACCCTGCCAGAGGCGCGTGAGGCGGGAGCGCTGGCGCTGTTCGGTGAGACCTATGACGAGCAGGTCCGCGTCGTGGAGATCGGCGGCCGGTGGTCGCGGGAGTTGTGTGGTGGCACGCACGTGCGCCACTCCAGCCAGATCGGTGCACTGACGCTGACTGGTGAGTCCTCCGTCGGATCGGGATCCCGACGCCTCGAGGCGCTCGTCGGCCTGGACGCACTGCACTACCTGGGGCGTGAGCGCGCCCTGGTCAGTGAGCTCTCCGGCCTCGTCGGGGTGCGACCTGAGCACCTGGCCGACCGCGTCGGACAACTGCTGACCCGGCTCAAGGACGCGGAGAAGCAGATCGCCAGCATGCGTCAGGCTGCCGTGATGTCGGACGCCGGTGCCCTCGTGGCCTCGGCCCGGGACGTCAACGGTGTCACCTGGCTCGGGCACGACGCCGGGGCGGGCGTCGGCGGGGACGACCTGCGCCGCCTGGTGACGGATCTGCGGGCCCGACTGGGTGAGGACCGTCCGGCCGTGGTGGCGGGGGTCTCCGCGGTCGACGACCGACCCGTGGTCGTGGTGGCCACGAATGGCGCGGCACGAGACCGCGGGTTCAAGGCAGGTCAGCTGGTCAAGGTCGCGGCGCAGGCGCTCGGCGGCAATGGCGGTGGCAAGGATGACCTTGCCCAGGGTGGGGGAAAAGACGCTTCGCAGACCGCGGAGGCCCTCACCCAGATCGAGCAGGCCCTTGGGAGCGTCTGA
- a CDS encoding replication-associated recombination protein A produces the protein MTGSAGDDLFAQQSPDESVTGELQPPLAVRMRPRSIEEVRGQGDVLRPGSPLRRLIEGHAGAAGPLSAILWGPPGTGKTTLAHLVAQAAGRSFVELSAVTAGVKDVRAVMEQATRERSLYGRQTVLFLDEIHRFSKAQQDALLPAVENRLVILVAATTENPSFSVIAPLLSRSMLIRLTSLDDAQVGEVLDQALTDERGLDGVFVLESEARDHVIRLAGGDARRALTTLEAAAGVALDAVPAGREGEQVTITLAVAEQAVDQAAVRYDRAGDQHYDVASAFIKSMRGSDVDAALHYLARQLEAGEDPRFIARRIVIAASEDVGMGDPTALQTAVAALHAVAQIGMPEARIILAQAVVHNALAPKSNAAYNGINAAIADVRAGRGGAVPPHLRGSGYAGAERLGHGKGYRYSHDEPNGVGPQQFLPDDLVDADYYHPTGRGWEERLGPRWRELRAIIRGDSPR, from the coding sequence GTGACTGGATCCGCGGGTGATGACCTGTTTGCACAGCAGTCCCCCGACGAGTCCGTGACGGGGGAGTTGCAGCCACCCCTAGCGGTGCGGATGCGACCCCGCAGCATCGAGGAGGTCCGCGGTCAGGGCGACGTGCTGCGCCCCGGCAGCCCGCTGCGCCGCCTCATCGAGGGGCACGCAGGAGCGGCGGGGCCGCTGTCCGCGATCCTGTGGGGACCGCCGGGCACCGGCAAGACCACCCTGGCCCACCTGGTGGCCCAGGCCGCGGGGCGCAGCTTCGTCGAGCTGTCCGCCGTGACGGCGGGGGTCAAGGACGTGCGGGCGGTGATGGAGCAGGCGACCCGGGAGCGCAGCCTCTATGGCCGCCAGACGGTGCTCTTCCTGGACGAGATCCACCGGTTCAGCAAGGCGCAACAGGACGCGCTACTGCCCGCGGTGGAGAACCGCCTGGTCATCCTCGTCGCGGCCACCACGGAGAACCCCTCGTTCAGCGTCATCGCGCCGCTCCTGTCCCGCTCCATGCTGATCCGGCTCACCTCGCTGGACGACGCGCAGGTCGGTGAGGTGCTCGACCAGGCCCTCACCGACGAGCGGGGACTGGACGGCGTCTTCGTTCTGGAGTCGGAGGCCCGCGATCACGTCATCCGTCTCGCCGGCGGCGACGCCCGGCGCGCCCTGACCACCCTCGAGGCCGCGGCAGGGGTGGCCCTCGACGCGGTCCCGGCCGGACGTGAGGGGGAGCAGGTCACCATCACCCTGGCCGTGGCCGAGCAGGCGGTCGACCAGGCGGCGGTGCGCTACGACCGGGCGGGCGACCAGCACTACGACGTGGCTAGTGCCTTCATCAAGTCCATGCGCGGCAGTGACGTCGACGCCGCCCTGCACTACCTGGCCCGGCAGCTCGAGGCGGGGGAGGACCCGCGGTTCATCGCCCGCCGCATCGTGATCGCGGCCAGCGAGGACGTCGGGATGGGTGATCCGACAGCCCTGCAGACCGCCGTCGCCGCGCTGCACGCCGTCGCCCAGATCGGCATGCCGGAGGCCCGCATCATCCTGGCGCAGGCCGTCGTGCACAACGCGCTCGCGCCCAAGTCCAATGCCGCCTACAACGGCATCAACGCGGCGATCGCCGATGTCAGGGCCGGTCGCGGGGGAGCGGTGCCTCCGCATCTGCGCGGCTCGGGCTATGCCGGCGCGGAGCGTCTCGGCCACGGCAAGGGCTACCGCTACAGCCACGACGAGCCCAATGGTGTCGGCCCCCAGCAGTTCCTGCCCGACGACCTCGTGGACGCCGACTACTACCACCCGACCGGCCGCGGCTGGGAGGAACGGCTCGGACCCCGGTGGCGTGAGCTGCGGGCCATCATCCGCGGCGACAGCCCCCGATGA
- a CDS encoding GNAT family N-acetyltransferase has product MPTDTRLRSLASHAELLELTQGDPFVRWGIPDPLPGVVLATDGAVAVERFGRRGRGLWVFPHSGGGTEAIRALLGGLGGPMAELQTAAISIPQEYAAQLAEAFPLGTGGEWDWMWTTRTPPRGIPGESDLIVLDDTDDAAEIAALSTAHSPSGEGGPGTGRTRLWLGLRSTGTGADRRLAASGELVAVGAMQSLESGVPHLAGIVTHGSHRGRGLARAITAGLTRSALTSHGVCTLGMYSDNPSARAVYTGLGYRTAHAWHSRRILTGSEQETLSQ; this is encoded by the coding sequence GTGCCAACGGACACGCGCCTGCGCTCGCTCGCCTCGCACGCCGAGCTGCTCGAACTCACCCAGGGCGACCCCTTCGTGCGTTGGGGCATCCCGGACCCGCTCCCCGGGGTGGTGCTGGCCACCGATGGCGCCGTCGCGGTCGAGCGCTTCGGTCGTCGGGGCCGGGGTCTGTGGGTCTTCCCGCACTCCGGCGGGGGCACCGAGGCGATCCGCGCGCTGCTGGGCGGGCTGGGCGGACCGATGGCCGAGCTGCAGACCGCCGCCATCTCCATCCCGCAGGAGTATGCCGCGCAGCTGGCCGAGGCCTTCCCGCTCGGCACCGGCGGGGAGTGGGACTGGATGTGGACCACCCGGACCCCGCCACGCGGCATACCGGGCGAGTCGGACCTCATCGTCCTGGACGACACCGACGACGCAGCCGAGATCGCCGCTCTGTCCACCGCGCACAGCCCGTCCGGGGAGGGTGGCCCCGGCACCGGTCGCACCCGCCTGTGGCTCGGGCTGCGCTCGACGGGCACCGGCGCGGACCGGCGGCTCGCAGCGAGCGGCGAGCTGGTCGCGGTGGGCGCCATGCAGTCGCTGGAGTCCGGCGTCCCGCACCTGGCCGGGATCGTCACGCACGGCAGCCACCGTGGTCGGGGACTCGCCCGCGCTATCACCGCCGGGCTCACCCGGTCAGCCCTCACCAGTCACGGCGTCTGCACCCTCGGGATGTATTCGGACAACCCATCGGCCCGGGCGGTCTACACCGGGCTGGGTTATCGCACGGCCCATGCCTGGCACTCCCGCAGGATCCTGACCGGTTCCGAACAGGAAACTTTGTCACAGTAA